One genomic window of Candidatus Schekmanbacteria bacterium includes the following:
- a CDS encoding SDR family oxidoreductase: MKSVVITGSTKGIGLGLALEFLKRGCSVVISGRNKNKLTEEVARAEKKFGTDKVLGKTCDVCNILQVQDLWDSAKAKFGKVDIWINNAGRDTSMVMLWELDPEEIYATINTNITGLIFGTKIALKGMIEQGGGQIYNMEGFGSSDMMRPGMTVYGTTKRAVRYFTESVIEEAKDTPVQIGTLGPGMVVTDFMLNGLRKMSPEKLAEVKPIYNMLADKVETVTPFLVEEILKNNKTGAKIDWLTNEKAMERMNSEEYINRDLLGEFGF; this comes from the coding sequence ATGAAATCAGTTGTTATAACTGGAAGCACAAAAGGGATTGGATTGGGACTTGCTCTGGAATTTTTGAAAAGAGGATGTTCCGTTGTAATCAGCGGTAGAAATAAGAATAAACTTACAGAAGAGGTTGCAAGGGCGGAAAAAAAATTTGGCACAGATAAAGTATTAGGAAAAACTTGTGATGTTTGCAATATATTGCAAGTTCAAGATTTATGGGATAGCGCAAAAGCGAAATTTGGTAAGGTTGATATTTGGATAAACAATGCAGGAAGAGATACAAGTATGGTTATGTTATGGGAGCTTGACCCGGAAGAGATATATGCAACAATAAATACAAATATAACAGGTCTCATATTTGGAACAAAAATTGCATTGAAAGGAATGATAGAGCAGGGTGGTGGACAGATTTATAATATGGAAGGTTTTGGAAGCAGTGATATGATGCGTCCGGGAATGACTGTTTATGGGACAACTAAGAGAGCTGTCCGTTATTTCACAGAATCGGTAATTGAAGAAGCAAAAGACACACCTGTGCAAATAGGCACTCTTGGTCCCGGAATGGTTGTAACAGATTTTATGCTAAATGGATTGAGAAAGATGTCACCTGAAAAACTTGCTGAAGTAAAACCAATTTACAATATGTTGGCTGACAAGGTGGAAACAGTTACCCCCTTTCTTGTAGAAGAAATACTTAAAAATAATAAAACAGGTGCGAAGATTGATTGGCTTACTAATGAAAAAGCGATGGAAAGAATGAATTCAGAGGAATATATAAATCGAGACCTCCTTGGTGAATTTGGATTTTAA
- a CDS encoding radical SAM protein, whose amino-acid sequence MENDLTFYEAVQKYPAFPKFTILKIDLYRRGVLYSDRVIEEFGRYPGPFILKDGTSVMTAAGECMPDDHYTIDFHNGKLGIFYKGEFVEETEFCPRPRFFGETTSSGIPMEKIGMFRPQVLNIWTDRYCHFWEKGNQCKFCSINALFKERKQLDKGIYEAEDIRETIKEAMKEPGRFSMITVTGGANPNGKEPFDDEVARYIEVIQAIGDNFESPRIPLQLTSCAFSKKQVKKIYDETKAMMYCPDIEVWDRNLFAEICPGKAKYVGWDNWVKSLIDAVGIFGKGLVATNIVLGVELAADNGFSTEDEALKSNLEGCEFLAKRGVAMMGLVWRPVKGSAFYKRRQPSLEYYIRVSQGLHDIRVSYGLHCEFDDYKHCGNHGDGDLHRID is encoded by the coding sequence ATGGAAAATGATTTGACATTTTATGAAGCTGTTCAGAAATATCCTGCATTCCCAAAATTTACAATCCTGAAAATAGACCTATATCGCCGGGGAGTTTTGTATTCAGATAGAGTGATTGAAGAATTTGGCAGATATCCCGGACCATTTATTTTAAAAGACGGTACATCAGTGATGACGGCGGCTGGCGAATGTATGCCTGACGACCATTATACAATCGATTTTCATAATGGAAAATTAGGTATCTTCTACAAAGGTGAGTTTGTTGAGGAAACAGAGTTTTGTCCCCGCCCCCGTTTTTTTGGTGAAACAACATCATCAGGCATTCCAATGGAAAAGATTGGGATGTTTAGACCACAGGTACTGAATATATGGACAGATCGTTATTGTCACTTTTGGGAAAAAGGCAACCAATGTAAATTTTGTTCCATCAATGCTCTATTTAAAGAACGGAAACAGCTTGATAAGGGAATTTACGAAGCAGAAGACATAAGGGAAACCATAAAAGAAGCGATGAAAGAGCCCGGCAGATTTTCAATGATAACTGTGACTGGCGGAGCAAATCCCAACGGCAAAGAGCCTTTTGATGATGAGGTGGCAAGATATATAGAAGTGATACAGGCAATTGGCGATAATTTTGAAAGCCCTCGTATTCCATTACAGCTCACGAGCTGTGCTTTTTCAAAAAAACAGGTTAAAAAGATATACGACGAAACCAAGGCAATGATGTACTGTCCGGATATAGAAGTATGGGATAGAAATCTTTTTGCTGAAATATGTCCCGGCAAAGCCAAATATGTAGGATGGGACAACTGGGTGAAGAGTCTAATCGATGCAGTGGGAATTTTTGGTAAAGGACTTGTTGCAACTAATATCGTTTTAGGCGTTGAACTTGCAGCTGACAATGGATTTAGCACAGAAGATGAAGCGCTAAAATCAAATCTTGAAGGATGTGAGTTTTTGGCAAAAAGAGGTGTTGCCATGATGGGTTTAGTATGGCGCCCTGTAAAAGGTTCGGCTTTTTATAAGAGAAGACAACCCTCTTTGGAATATTATATTCGCGTCTCACAAGGGCTTCACGATATTCGCGTATCTTACGGGCTTCACTGTGAATTTGACGATTATAAACATTGTGGAAATCATGGAGATGGTGATTTGCATCGAATAGATTGA